ATTGGATACATCATGGATGCTGTTGCCGTGTTAGATGTAATTTCCGTCAAGAAGATGACGAGTGTCGCAACGATAATAATGACGACGAGTACATGTACGCCGCTCAAACCTGACAATTGCGATCCAATCCAAACGGACAGTTCCGAGCTGACGAATCCGGCTGCAATTGCAAGACCGCCCCCAAATAGCAAGAGAATGCCCCACGGCAATTTGACAGCCGTGTTCCAATCTAATAGATGATCGCCTTTTTTATTGACCGACGGGATGATGAATAAAATAATGGCAAACAGCATTGCGATAACACCATCACTTAACCCATCGATGAACTTGGAAAGCAGGAAAGTCCGAGTAATCCAAGAGAAGGCGGCCAATACAAAAACGGTCAGCACAATTTTTTCTTCCGTAGAAGCTTTGCCCAGTTTCTGCTTTTCGGTATCAATGATGCCTCGTCCGCCAGGCAACGTCTTAATTTTTGACGGATAAGCGAATTTCACAAGATAGAACCAAGTGATTAATATGAAACTCCAAGCAAGCGGTACACCGAACATCATCCATTTCGCGAAAGACAGCTCGATGCCATACATTTTATTGATTGCACCTGCTAGCAATGTATTCGGCGGTGTTCCAATCAATGTTGCAATGCCGCCCAATGAAGCCGAATAAGCAATCCCCAACATGAGAGCCTTGCCGAATCCGAAGTTCTCTTTCGACGTGTCGATGGAAGGGTCATCCTTCAGCGCGTCTGAAATTTGGTAGATGATTGCTAGTCCGATCGGCACCATCATCATTGCTGTCGCCGTATTGGAAATCCACATGGAGAGGAATCCGGTCGCGACCATGAAACCTAAAATGATGCGGTCCATATTCGTTCCGATGGCGGAAATGATCGTCAATGCGATCCGGCGATGCAAATTCCATTTTTCCATGGCAAGCGCAATCATGAAGCCTCCCATGAATAAAAAGATCGTTTCATCCCCGTATGCTGAAGCGGTCGATTTCACTTCCATTCCACCCGATAAAGGAAACAGCACGAGCGGCAATAACGAAGTGACCGGGATCGGAATCGCTTCCGTAATCCACCACGTTGCAATCCACAACGTACTAGCCAGGATGGCGACACCCTCCGGTGAAAGTCCTTCCGGCTTGAAAAATAATAGAGTTAGAAAGAATAATAGCGGTCCCAACGCCAACCCGACCAACTGTGCAGGAGAATAGCTCCTCGGATCCCGCCCGCCGCCTTCATTTCCCACACCGACCTTCTGTCCGCCTCCGCCGCCGGACGCCATCTCTGACGAATCCGGACGGAAAAAGAAACGAAACAGGTCTTTCACCTGATCATGCATATGCCACAACCGGTCCCATGTCGATGAAAACATTGTCGAATTCCCCCTTTATGTAATTATTAAAATTTTTAATACATTACGAGTATACTATTCAACTACTTGGGGAACAAGACGACAAAATGTATTCGGAGCTCAAGAGTTGTTGTGCTCTTTGTAAATAAAAAAGTGAGAACTCATTTATTGAGTTTTCACTTCGTTTTACTTTCAAAATACAACTCCCAATGCAACCCGCATCCGGAATTGAATTTTGCCTCGCAAGAAGGACATTTATATCCGCTATTCTTGTATTGATGAACCGTCAATTCATATTTACATTTTCCACAAAGCACTGCCAATTCATTAAAATTATCTTTCGGCCATACTTTATGATCGCCGCATCCTGATTCCTCGTGGCAAGAAAAGCAAGGATAATAAGTTTGGCAGCAATAAAACTTAATCGCTATAATATCGAGTTCTGAATGGTAATGTGTACATCTCGTTTCCTCATCGATGACGTTTCCCGAGACTTTGATCTCTTTCATTTATTCCTCCAATGTTCGTGTATTATAGCGCGAATTGCACATCCTTACTTAAAAAGGACTGATTTTATGCTGAATGAATATCCAATTATCCACACAAACATTTGGGATGCAGTTTGGGCAGTTCCGGTTGTTTTGATAATTGTGTTGGCCGCCAAATGGTTGTTCGGCGTGCGGTCAAGCTGGCTGTCCACGGTTGCGACGATAGCTGCATTGCTCTTATCCATTTTTATCAGCCACCGCGGCAATTTGTCCGCAGGAATTTTCATGGGCTTTTTTTATTCCGGGGCAGCGATTGGCGTCCTTTATTCCGTAAAGCAGAGCTTTCTGGCGTATCGCTCGGGTTAATTATTTCAACGGACAAAACCCGCATTGCATTAAACCAGGCACATCCTTCGATAAGCAGCATGTCGTCCGGACTGTCGTGTTTAAAAGATCGGATGGCTTTCTTCCTTTTAAAAACGTCGAGAATAGTGACCGTGGTGCAATTCCATTCCATGTATGGTCATCTCGTAAGATGTTGAAATCATACTGAGCTTCTTCTCTCGTTCCTGGGTTTGAAAGCAGAACATGATATTGCCATAATAAGAAACCAAATATATTTTCCCATAGCGTCAATGGTGATATAGAGGCGACAGTGCGTAGTTGACAGATGACCTTGTCCGCGAACATAAGAATTCTCCGAATGACTACCTGTCGTTCGTTATCATCAATAGGGTACCAGTCCAATTCATTTGCAAATATACTGACGGTCCGATTTCCGTATTCCTCAATTGCTCCGAATGAAAGCCT
The genomic region above belongs to Sporosarcina sp. Marseille-Q4943 and contains:
- a CDS encoding DASS family sodium-coupled anion symporter encodes the protein MFSSTWDRLWHMHDQVKDLFRFFFRPDSSEMASGGGGGQKVGVGNEGGGRDPRSYSPAQLVGLALGPLLFFLTLLFFKPEGLSPEGVAILASTLWIATWWITEAIPIPVTSLLPLVLFPLSGGMEVKSTASAYGDETIFLFMGGFMIALAMEKWNLHRRIALTIISAIGTNMDRIILGFMVATGFLSMWISNTATAMMMVPIGLAIIYQISDALKDDPSIDTSKENFGFGKALMLGIAYSASLGGIATLIGTPPNTLLAGAINKMYGIELSFAKWMMFGVPLAWSFILITWFYLVKFAYPSKIKTLPGGRGIIDTEKQKLGKASTEEKIVLTVFVLAAFSWITRTFLLSKFIDGLSDGVIAMLFAIILFIIPSVNKKGDHLLDWNTAVKLPWGILLLFGGGLAIAAGFVSSELSVWIGSQLSGLSGVHVLVVIIIVATLVIFLTEITSNTATASMMYPIMASLAVALGFHPFALMIAAGVAASCAFMLPVATPPNAVVFGSGYLRIPDMAKAGFALNIIGIVLVTASIYFLLPLLWGIDLTTIPESFK
- a CDS encoding CHY zinc finger protein; protein product: MKEIKVSGNVIDEETRCTHYHSELDIIAIKFYCCQTYYPCFSCHEESGCGDHKVWPKDNFNELAVLCGKCKYELTVHQYKNSGYKCPSCEAKFNSGCGLHWELYFESKTK